The following coding sequences are from one Lipingzhangella halophila window:
- a CDS encoding redoxin domain-containing protein — protein sequence MGEKLRSAVPALAAAAAVLLALSACGGDGGGSEEAAEPPAADGDSGDSESTGTGLDFETRTVDGDDFEGASLQGEPAVLWFWAPWCTVCRGEAEDVANVAARYEGEVEFYGVAGRGEVDAMREFVSDTGMEQMTHIVDEDGGIWSGFDVTGQPSFSFVRPHGTHLTVSGTLAEEEIDGYIADELLDAGQDAS from the coding sequence ATGGGAGAAAAGCTTCGCTCGGCAGTGCCGGCTCTCGCCGCCGCGGCGGCGGTCCTCCTGGCGCTGTCCGCGTGTGGCGGTGACGGCGGAGGCTCCGAGGAGGCCGCCGAGCCCCCGGCCGCCGACGGGGACTCGGGCGACAGCGAGAGCACCGGAACAGGGCTCGACTTCGAGACCAGAACCGTTGACGGCGACGACTTCGAAGGCGCTTCGCTGCAGGGCGAGCCCGCCGTGCTGTGGTTCTGGGCGCCCTGGTGCACAGTGTGCCGCGGCGAGGCCGAGGACGTGGCCAACGTCGCCGCGCGCTACGAGGGCGAGGTGGAGTTCTACGGTGTCGCGGGGCGCGGCGAGGTCGACGCGATGCGGGAGTTCGTCTCCGACACCGGCATGGAGCAGATGACGCACATTGTCGACGAGGACGGCGGTATCTGGTCCGGGTTCGACGTCACCGGGCAACCCTCGTTCTCGTTCGTCCGCCCGCACGGTACCCACCTGACGGTGTCGGGCACCCTCGCGGAGGAGGAGATCGACGGCTACATCGCCGACGAGCTGCTGGACGCCGGCCAGGACGCGTCGTGA
- a CDS encoding cytochrome c biogenesis CcdA family protein — MNELPYAIAVIAGMLAVLNPCGFALLPGYIALLVASGEDQGTPAPGARWRSLRRALSSTVAMTSGFVVVFAGFGLVVTPLALTVEPHLPWVTVVAGLALVALGGWLLSGRDISLVLPKPSAGRPVRSLRWAAVYGLSYAVASLSCTIGPFLALVTSALSSTSAAGAVAMFLAYAAGMGLVVAAVSVATALAHDSVAARLRRALPYVTRASGALLVLAGAYVAYYGWFELRVFSGGAPNDPLVGAATGIQAELARSLQELGPGWVAAALAVLLTGAAAAALRRARREGAEPSPSPPRT; from the coding sequence GTGAACGAGCTGCCCTACGCGATCGCCGTCATCGCCGGCATGCTCGCTGTGCTCAACCCGTGCGGCTTCGCCCTGCTGCCGGGCTACATAGCGCTGTTGGTGGCCTCCGGCGAGGACCAGGGCACCCCCGCACCGGGCGCCCGCTGGCGCTCCCTGCGGCGGGCCCTGAGCAGCACCGTTGCCATGACCAGCGGATTCGTGGTGGTCTTCGCGGGTTTCGGGTTGGTCGTCACCCCACTAGCGCTCACAGTGGAGCCCCATCTCCCCTGGGTGACGGTCGTCGCCGGCCTTGCCCTGGTGGCCCTGGGCGGGTGGCTGCTCAGCGGCCGCGATATCTCCCTGGTACTGCCCAAGCCCAGCGCGGGCCGGCCGGTGCGCTCGCTGCGTTGGGCCGCCGTCTACGGCCTCAGCTACGCTGTCGCGTCGCTGTCGTGCACCATCGGTCCGTTCCTGGCGCTGGTCACCAGCGCGCTGAGCTCCACGAGCGCGGCTGGCGCGGTCGCGATGTTCCTTGCCTACGCGGCCGGGATGGGGCTGGTGGTCGCGGCGGTCTCGGTGGCCACGGCGCTGGCGCACGACTCCGTGGCCGCGCGGCTGCGCCGCGCGCTGCCGTACGTGACCCGGGCCAGCGGGGCGCTGCTCGTCCTCGCCGGCGCATACGTCGCCTACTACGGGTGGTTCGAGCTGCGGGTGTTCTCCGGTGGGGCGCCCAACGACCCGCTGGTCGGCGCCGCGACCGGCATACAGGCCGAGCTCGCCCGCTCGCTGCAGGAGCTCGGGCCCGGCTGGGTCGCCGCGGCGCTCGCGGTCCTGCTCACCGGGGCCGCGGCGGCCGCTCTGCGGCGTGCCCGGCGGGAAGGGGCGGAGCCCTCCCCGTCCCCGCCACGCACGTAG
- a CDS encoding Crp/Fnr family transcriptional regulator gives MAMSRLPSEALRQAMRLLGPGDANELTIRQAAWVARCVGRGEAAPPTSDDLTALAKYLHTSDLARGELVFRSGSAPPGVWIVRRGRVELSVGSGRRRSVVHVLQPGDVDGDIQHLLDMPLPYTAHALDDATLLFLSAADFEQLLSERLTIARRWLSSVAQRLAASQQRVIGLLGRSLTEQVVQLLLEEAVDDQVPLPQRTLAAMTGVQRPSLNKVLKDLERKGLIGVRYAAIDLRGPDGLSRILGSR, from the coding sequence ATGGCGATGTCCCGGTTGCCCTCCGAAGCCCTGCGCCAGGCGATGCGCCTGCTGGGGCCGGGCGATGCCAACGAGCTCACCATCCGGCAGGCCGCCTGGGTGGCCCGCTGCGTGGGACGCGGCGAGGCGGCTCCACCGACCTCCGACGACCTCACGGCGCTGGCCAAGTACCTGCACACGAGCGACCTCGCCCGCGGGGAGCTGGTCTTCAGGAGCGGTTCCGCGCCTCCGGGCGTCTGGATCGTGCGGCGGGGGCGTGTGGAACTGTCGGTGGGCTCGGGCCGGCGGCGATCGGTGGTGCACGTGCTGCAGCCGGGCGACGTCGACGGCGATATCCAGCACCTGCTGGACATGCCCCTCCCGTACACCGCGCACGCTCTGGACGACGCCACCCTGCTGTTCCTCAGCGCCGCCGACTTCGAGCAGTTGCTCAGCGAGCGGCTGACGATCGCACGGCGGTGGCTGTCCAGCGTCGCCCAGCGCCTGGCGGCCAGTCAGCAGCGCGTCATCGGGCTCCTCGGCCGGTCACTGACCGAGCAGGTGGTGCAGTTGCTGCTGGAGGAGGCGGTCGACGACCAGGTGCCGCTCCCGCAGCGGACACTGGCCGCCATGACCGGGGTGCAGCGCCCGTCGTTGAACAAGGTCCTCAAGGACCTCGAACGCAAGGGGCTGATCGGCGTGCGCTACGCCGCGATCGACCTCCGCGGCCCCGACGGGCTGAGCCGCATCCTCGGCTCCCGCTGA
- a CDS encoding haloacid dehalogenase type II: MPTRPRTVVFDVVETLMSLENLRPRLAEAGLDPGVLEHWYDRMLRDGMALTLAGDYEPFPRVAGAALRAVAGGDTDDDAVAHVLAGFGTLDAHPDAAPAMRALAEGGVAMVCLTNGAAETTTAFLERNGLDGFLDRVISVADVRSWKPPVRVYDHALDQLGQSAGAVALVAVHAFDCHGAKRAGLTTGWASRREGRYADIFTPADVEGSDLAEVARGLLALPQGGAG; the protein is encoded by the coding sequence ATGCCCACCCGCCCGCGAACCGTGGTCTTCGACGTGGTCGAGACGCTGATGTCGCTGGAGAACCTGCGTCCGCGCCTCGCCGAGGCCGGCCTCGACCCCGGCGTGCTGGAGCACTGGTACGACCGGATGCTCCGCGACGGCATGGCCCTGACCCTCGCCGGCGACTACGAGCCTTTTCCCCGGGTGGCCGGGGCGGCGTTGCGCGCGGTCGCCGGCGGCGACACCGACGATGACGCGGTGGCGCATGTGCTGGCCGGGTTCGGGACGCTCGATGCGCATCCCGATGCCGCGCCCGCAATGCGGGCGCTGGCCGAGGGCGGGGTCGCGATGGTTTGCCTGACCAACGGCGCCGCCGAGACCACCACGGCCTTCCTGGAGCGCAACGGTCTCGACGGGTTCCTCGACCGGGTCATCAGCGTGGCCGACGTGCGGAGCTGGAAACCGCCCGTCCGCGTCTACGACCACGCGCTCGACCAGCTCGGACAGTCCGCCGGCGCCGTCGCCCTGGTCGCGGTGCACGCGTTCGACTGCCACGGCGCCAAGCGGGCCGGCCTCACCACCGGCTGGGCCAGCCGGCGCGAAGGGCGCTACGCCGACATCTTTACCCCCGCTGACGTCGAAGGAAGCGACCTCGCCGAGGTAGCGCGCGGGCTGCTGGCCCTGCCACAGGGCGGCGCCGGGTGA
- a CDS encoding ABC transporter permease, translating into MNRANPTPSRLGPRDTVRVAAAGLRARPLRAVLSALGIAIGIAAMVAVVGISASSRAEVNEQLRALGTNLLTVTPGDSFDGEEVTLPEESVDMVSRIEPVTNVSAVGAVEDTAVYRNDRINEKETNALAVNAARLDLLDTVGGTVGSGRWLDDALASYPTVVLGSTAAERLGITHTDGSVQVWLGGEWFTVVGILDPIPLAPELDSSAMVGWQAASDRLGFDGTPTTIYERSNEEAVDKVRSLLPATVNPSDPQEVKVSRPSDALAAQAAADETLTSLLLALGGVALLVGGIGVANTMVIAVLERRSEIGLRRALGATRAHVRRQFLGEAVLLAGLGGIGGAVLGGVVTAVFAAASGWSFALPVWVLAAAAGATVVVGVVAGAYPAGRAARMPPSEALSTV; encoded by the coding sequence ATGAACAGGGCGAACCCGACACCTTCACGGCTGGGTCCCCGGGATACCGTGCGCGTCGCGGCAGCAGGGCTGCGGGCGCGCCCCTTGCGGGCCGTGCTGTCGGCCCTGGGGATCGCCATCGGTATCGCCGCGATGGTGGCGGTTGTGGGCATCTCCGCGAGCAGCCGCGCCGAGGTCAACGAACAACTTCGGGCCCTGGGAACCAACCTGCTCACGGTCACGCCGGGCGATTCGTTCGACGGCGAGGAGGTCACACTGCCCGAGGAGAGCGTCGACATGGTCTCCCGGATCGAGCCGGTGACCAACGTCAGCGCGGTCGGCGCGGTCGAGGACACGGCGGTCTACCGCAACGACAGGATCAACGAGAAGGAGACGAACGCGCTGGCGGTGAACGCCGCCCGGCTCGACCTGCTCGACACCGTCGGCGGCACGGTCGGCTCGGGGCGCTGGCTGGACGACGCGCTCGCGTCGTACCCCACCGTGGTGCTCGGGTCCACCGCCGCGGAGCGCCTCGGCATCACGCACACCGACGGCAGCGTCCAGGTATGGCTCGGTGGCGAGTGGTTCACGGTCGTGGGCATCCTCGATCCGATCCCACTCGCGCCCGAGCTGGACTCCTCGGCCATGGTCGGCTGGCAGGCCGCCTCGGACCGGCTGGGTTTCGACGGCACGCCGACGACCATCTACGAGCGGTCCAACGAGGAGGCCGTGGACAAGGTGCGCTCCCTTCTGCCGGCGACGGTCAACCCGTCGGACCCGCAAGAGGTCAAGGTCAGCCGACCGTCGGATGCCCTCGCCGCGCAGGCGGCGGCCGACGAGACGCTCACGTCGCTCCTGCTGGCACTCGGCGGCGTCGCGCTGCTGGTGGGTGGGATCGGGGTGGCGAACACGATGGTCATCGCCGTGCTCGAACGCCGCTCCGAGATCGGCCTGCGACGGGCCCTGGGCGCGACCCGGGCGCACGTCCGCCGGCAGTTCCTCGGGGAAGCGGTGCTGCTCGCCGGCCTCGGCGGGATCGGCGGCGCTGTTCTGGGCGGTGTCGTGACCGCGGTCTTCGCGGCCGCCAGTGGTTGGTCGTTCGCGTTGCCCGTGTGGGTGCTCGCGGCGGCGGCCGGCGCGACCGTCGTCGTGGGAGTGGTCGCGGGCGCCTACCCGGCGGGCCGGGCGGCCCGGATGCCGCCCAGCGAGGCGCTGTCGACCGTGTAG
- a CDS encoding ABC transporter ATP-binding protein, with amino-acid sequence MTAHLTDAPPGEYPVVQLADVSRVYPGSPPVRALDRVSLRITSGDMVGIVGPSGSGKSTMLNILGTLDRADSGLVRIDGHDVNELTDRQLSALRGRRIGFVFQQFFLPPGVPALDSVADGLLYSGAPLGRRRELARRTLDRVGLADRAHHRPNELSGGQQQRVAVARALVGEPSLLLADEPTGALDSTSSAAVIELLRELHGAGTTIGVITHDHNVANQLPRQVRLLDGRISSDERVGQP; translated from the coding sequence GTGACGGCGCACCTCACGGACGCACCACCCGGGGAGTACCCGGTCGTCCAGCTCGCGGACGTCAGCCGGGTGTACCCGGGCAGTCCCCCGGTACGAGCGCTCGACAGGGTGAGCCTGCGCATCACCTCCGGCGACATGGTGGGCATCGTCGGGCCGTCCGGCTCGGGCAAGTCGACCATGCTCAACATCCTGGGCACGCTCGACCGGGCCGACTCCGGGCTGGTGCGAATCGACGGCCACGACGTCAACGAGCTGACCGACCGCCAGCTCTCGGCACTGCGCGGCCGCCGGATCGGTTTCGTCTTCCAGCAGTTCTTCCTGCCACCGGGGGTACCCGCGCTGGACAGCGTGGCCGATGGCCTGCTCTACAGCGGGGCACCGCTCGGGCGGCGGCGCGAACTGGCCCGGCGGACGCTCGACAGGGTCGGCCTCGCCGACCGGGCACACCACCGGCCCAACGAGCTCTCCGGTGGCCAGCAGCAGCGCGTGGCGGTGGCACGGGCGCTCGTGGGTGAGCCGTCCCTGCTGCTCGCCGACGAGCCGACCGGCGCGCTCGACTCCACGTCCAGCGCCGCCGTCATCGAGCTGCTGCGCGAGCTGCACGGCGCCGGAACGACGATCGGGGTCATCACGCACGACCACAACGTCGCCAACCAACTGCCGCGCCAGGTACGCCTCCTCGACGGCCGGATCTCCTCCGACGAACGGGTGGGGCAGCCATGA
- a CDS encoding peptidoglycan-binding protein, protein MTETTPERENGRQNEPQGEQRNGPTAIRPRRWRTVALCSAGSVAVAMAVAAGYWIPLGGSDAEAAGEPAAPPETAEITRGTIAETETWSGTLGRGDPFTAKAPRQGTITRMAEQDSDVGRGDELYRIDENPVISLVGEIPMYRDLAPGVSGRDVKQLERNLAELGYDGFTVDRHYTGLTANAVREWQADADLDETGTVARSDAVFVPESGTVDATHADVGGQVSPGAEVVDVTGSDPVATMEMEATDRDLVATDTEVTVQLPGDDEVTGTVVSASAVQDQGGGGGDEPEADDATVEVEVALSEKVDGSLLGSPVDIVVEVDRSEDVLVAPVTALLALSEGGHGLEVVAGDGTTSVVPVETGLSEGEKVEVSGDGIGEGTVVGVAER, encoded by the coding sequence ATGACGGAGACGACGCCCGAGCGGGAGAACGGGCGGCAGAACGAACCGCAGGGCGAACAGCGGAACGGGCCCACGGCCATCCGGCCCCGCCGCTGGCGCACGGTCGCGCTGTGCTCCGCGGGGAGTGTCGCCGTCGCGATGGCCGTCGCCGCCGGGTACTGGATCCCGCTGGGCGGCTCGGACGCCGAGGCGGCCGGCGAACCGGCGGCCCCACCGGAGACCGCTGAGATCACGCGCGGGACGATCGCGGAGACCGAAACATGGTCGGGCACGCTGGGCCGCGGTGACCCGTTCACGGCGAAGGCACCGCGGCAAGGCACCATCACCCGGATGGCCGAGCAGGACTCCGATGTCGGACGGGGCGACGAGCTGTACCGGATCGACGAGAATCCGGTGATCTCCCTGGTAGGGGAGATCCCGATGTACCGGGACCTCGCTCCAGGCGTCTCCGGGCGCGACGTCAAGCAGCTGGAGCGCAACCTCGCCGAGCTCGGCTACGACGGCTTCACCGTCGACCGGCACTACACCGGGTTGACCGCGAACGCGGTGCGGGAGTGGCAGGCCGACGCCGACCTCGACGAAACCGGCACCGTGGCGCGGTCGGACGCCGTGTTCGTGCCCGAGAGCGGAACCGTCGACGCCACGCACGCCGATGTCGGCGGCCAGGTCAGCCCCGGCGCGGAGGTGGTCGACGTCACCGGCTCCGACCCGGTGGCCACCATGGAGATGGAGGCCACCGACCGCGATCTGGTCGCGACCGACACCGAGGTCACTGTCCAGCTTCCCGGGGACGACGAGGTCACCGGAACCGTGGTCTCGGCGAGCGCCGTCCAGGACCAGGGCGGCGGGGGTGGGGACGAGCCCGAAGCCGACGACGCCACCGTCGAGGTCGAAGTCGCCCTGTCCGAGAAGGTGGACGGATCCCTGCTGGGCTCCCCGGTCGACATCGTCGTCGAGGTGGACCGAAGTGAGGACGTCCTGGTCGCACCGGTCACCGCACTGCTGGCGCTGAGCGAGGGCGGCCACGGCCTGGAGGTCGTGGCCGGCGACGGCACCACGTCGGTCGTGCCCGTCGAGACCGGACTGTCCGAAGGGGAAAAGGTCGAGGTCTCCGGTGACGGAATCGGCGAGGGAACGGTCGTGGGGGTGGCGGAACGGTGA
- a CDS encoding response regulator transcription factor — protein MPARILIAEDDRKQAGLIRGFLEREGYTTTISHDGRSAVEEVRRQRVDLLVLDLMLPRLDGLDVCRVVRSEQDIPVIMLTARSSEDDLLLGLALGADDYLTKPFSPRELVARVRTVLRRATRATSADQEQYQVGGLSVDLARHEARVDGTRVETTPAEFNLLSCLAAAPGRAFPRQLLLEHASGLGRDATARTIDYHVMNLRRKIEPVPTRPRYLLTVYGVGYKMSEPAEDAAADGDEAGDAA, from the coding sequence ATGCCCGCACGCATCCTGATTGCCGAAGACGACCGCAAGCAGGCCGGTCTCATCCGGGGGTTCCTCGAACGCGAGGGGTACACGACGACGATCAGCCACGACGGCCGGTCCGCGGTCGAGGAGGTACGGCGGCAGCGGGTCGACCTTCTGGTGCTCGACCTGATGCTGCCCCGGTTGGACGGCCTGGACGTGTGCCGCGTCGTCCGCTCCGAACAGGACATCCCGGTCATCATGCTCACCGCCCGCAGCAGCGAGGACGACCTGTTGCTGGGGCTCGCTCTGGGGGCCGATGACTACCTCACCAAGCCCTTCAGCCCGCGGGAGCTGGTCGCCCGGGTCCGGACCGTGCTGCGGCGCGCCACCCGCGCCACCTCCGCCGACCAGGAGCAGTACCAGGTCGGCGGGCTCAGCGTCGACCTCGCGCGCCACGAGGCCCGCGTCGACGGTACGCGGGTGGAGACCACCCCGGCGGAGTTCAATCTCCTCTCGTGCCTGGCGGCGGCGCCGGGTCGCGCGTTCCCCCGCCAGTTGCTGCTGGAGCACGCGTCCGGCCTCGGCCGGGACGCCACCGCGCGCACGATCGACTACCACGTGATGAACCTGCGCCGGAAGATCGAGCCGGTTCCCACCCGCCCCCGGTACCTCCTCACCGTGTACGGCGTTGGCTACAAGATGTCCGAGCCCGCCGAGGACGCGGCCGCGGACGGGGACGAGGCGGGCGATGCGGCGTAG
- a CDS encoding sensor histidine kinase — MRRSLLLRLLGLSLAVASFGIVATALLATYSTGSQLRDELESTPSLLETDSGIRSTLLRYALENDGWDGAGPLVRDLAEETGRRITLTTPDGEPIIDSAELLGQAAGDRPANPAARIDAAAQKGTGELTVATQRSGSTSGISANTALGSYSWQMTEQEKAERQALADEAVECLEREGIDATIDVRGGSQLLLSTSSTGGNGAGLPDPESPSVESCVPEDLNAPSVAARDLNERTVELTTACLDDEGLAHEVSRDSHGMSVVRPPADGNGQDEPSRVWKRCEDTARATAMEPYVAPAADLYLGSSERFAPLSPEGWSRTAVTTAVILLVAAAVTVLAGRRLLRPILALTAAAQRMESGDREARVPVASGNDEVARLAEAFNAMAESIENSDRQKKALVSDVAHELRTPLANVRGSLEAAEVGVLPLDTALVQSLLEESTLLERLVCDLQDLALADAGMLRVNPEERDAADLAGQAVAAHRTRAETAEVDLRLDVPETAPVHADPARLRQALGNLVSNAVTHTPPGGSVEVAVCHTDEWATLTVTDSGPGIDPEHLPHVFDRFYRADPSRSRSTGGSGLGLAITKHLVEAHGGTVDATSTPGEGSVFRIRLPRAEPE, encoded by the coding sequence ATGCGGCGTAGCCTGCTGCTCCGGCTGTTGGGGCTCTCCCTGGCCGTGGCCTCCTTCGGGATTGTCGCCACCGCGTTGCTCGCCACCTACAGCACGGGTTCCCAGTTGCGTGATGAGTTGGAGAGCACCCCCTCGCTGCTGGAGACCGACAGCGGAATCCGCAGCACCCTCCTCCGCTACGCACTGGAGAACGACGGGTGGGACGGTGCCGGACCCCTGGTTCGCGACCTGGCCGAGGAGACCGGGCGCCGGATCACCCTCACCACGCCCGATGGCGAGCCGATCATCGACTCGGCCGAGCTGCTCGGCCAGGCGGCCGGCGACCGGCCGGCGAACCCGGCCGCCCGCATCGACGCGGCCGCGCAGAAGGGCACGGGCGAGCTGACCGTCGCCACGCAGCGCTCGGGATCGACGTCGGGGATTTCGGCGAACACAGCCCTGGGCTCCTATAGCTGGCAGATGACCGAGCAGGAGAAGGCCGAACGGCAGGCTCTCGCGGACGAGGCGGTCGAATGCCTCGAACGCGAGGGGATCGACGCCACGATCGACGTGCGCGGCGGGAGCCAACTGCTGTTGAGCACCTCCAGCACCGGGGGAAACGGTGCCGGGCTGCCCGACCCCGAGTCACCCTCCGTTGAGTCCTGCGTTCCCGAGGACCTGAACGCGCCCAGCGTCGCCGCCCGCGACCTCAACGAGCGCACCGTGGAACTGACCACCGCGTGCCTCGATGACGAGGGACTGGCCCACGAGGTCTCGCGGGACTCCCACGGCATGAGTGTGGTGCGGCCTCCCGCGGACGGCAACGGCCAGGACGAGCCCTCGCGTGTGTGGAAGCGCTGCGAGGACACGGCGCGGGCCACGGCGATGGAGCCGTACGTCGCCCCGGCGGCCGACCTGTACCTGGGGTCGAGCGAGCGGTTCGCGCCACTGTCCCCGGAGGGCTGGTCGCGCACCGCGGTGACCACCGCGGTGATCCTGCTCGTCGCGGCCGCCGTCACAGTGCTGGCCGGGCGGCGGCTGCTGCGGCCGATTCTCGCGCTCACCGCCGCCGCCCAGCGTATGGAGTCCGGTGACCGCGAGGCCCGCGTGCCCGTGGCAAGCGGCAACGATGAGGTGGCCCGGCTCGCGGAGGCGTTCAACGCCATGGCCGAGTCGATCGAGAACAGCGACCGGCAAAAGAAGGCCCTGGTCAGTGATGTGGCCCACGAGCTGCGCACGCCGCTGGCGAACGTCCGCGGCTCCCTGGAGGCGGCGGAGGTCGGTGTGCTGCCACTCGACACCGCGCTGGTCCAGTCGCTGTTGGAGGAGTCCACACTCCTGGAACGGCTCGTCTGCGACCTGCAGGATCTCGCCCTCGCTGACGCGGGGATGCTGCGCGTCAACCCGGAGGAGCGAGACGCCGCCGACCTGGCCGGCCAGGCGGTGGCCGCGCACCGCACGCGGGCCGAGACCGCCGAGGTGGACCTGCGCCTCGACGTCCCCGAGACCGCGCCGGTGCACGCCGACCCCGCACGGCTGCGCCAGGCTCTGGGCAACCTGGTGTCCAACGCGGTGACGCACACGCCGCCCGGCGGGTCCGTGGAGGTCGCGGTATGCCACACCGACGAGTGGGCCACGCTCACCGTCACCGACTCCGGCCCGGGCATCGACCCGGAACACCTGCCGCACGTCTTCGACCGGTTCTACCGCGCCGACCCCTCGCGCAGCCGCAGCACCGGCGGAAGCGGGCTCGGCCTGGCCATCACCAAGCACCTGGTCGAGGCGCACGGCGGCACCGTCGACGCCACCAGTACCCCGGGCGAGGGCTCGGTGTTCCGCATCCGCCTGCCGAGAGCAGAACCGGAGTGA
- a CDS encoding helix-turn-helix domain-containing protein: MAADLLRDTEATVATVARQVGYEDAFAFSVAFKRVRGRSPSTWRRAAGSAR, translated from the coding sequence ATGGCCGCTGACCTGCTTCGGGACACCGAGGCAACCGTCGCCACCGTGGCCCGCCAGGTCGGCTACGAGGACGCCTTCGCCTTCAGCGTGGCGTTCAAACGCGTCCGCGGCCGCAGTCCTTCGACGTGGCGGCGCGCAGCCGGATCCGCGCGTTGA
- a CDS encoding bifunctional homocysteine S-methyltransferase/methylenetetrahydrofolate reductase: protein MNLGQTLQNGILVCDGAMGTMLHAAGNSLDQALPALNLTNAALVGTIHNSYVDAGVDVIQTNTFGASRLRLSAYGYGDQVEEINRAGVRLAREAAQAGRSVLVAGSVAPAVNVHQRRRTSAAQRRDALREQATALAGAGVDLVLLETFGYLDELVEAVEIATEQAAVPVVAQATFGSDTRTLSGHTPRDVVTALAGAPIEALGFNCTLGPQGSLAVLRALREHTDRPLTVQPNAGLPRRVAPARFEYDIDSEYFLRYVRELLDSGARLVGGCCGTTPTQLAAIVQAAEEYRRRSGPELVATPRASARPSTAADGPAPITGPDEFMVELAPSPAGGVEESLDIARQLRDAGIGQVSVVGSRNARAQVNPVNLALHLHQRLGIETLASVTTWDRTIMALQADLLGAHTLGLRRIICETGNPPLLGDYPHVDGIWDVDSYGLIELLAGLNNGEDYSGFQLPAKTEFEIGARINPGSREPTREAARATWKIDAGARFLVTRPVFDPADLERLLELISTDNVSVLAAVQPLTSFAEAELLAHEVPDVRIPRRTLDALYNAGDHAHGVGLELTLDLVSRIRGLVNGVVLAPTANPVATVRAIVAGS, encoded by the coding sequence ATGAACCTTGGCCAGACCCTGCAAAACGGGATCCTCGTCTGCGACGGCGCGATGGGCACGATGCTGCACGCCGCCGGCAACTCGCTGGACCAGGCGCTCCCGGCGCTCAACCTGACCAACGCCGCACTGGTGGGCACCATCCACAACAGTTACGTCGACGCCGGGGTCGACGTCATCCAGACGAACACCTTCGGGGCGAGCCGGCTCCGGCTGTCCGCGTACGGGTACGGCGACCAGGTCGAGGAGATCAACCGCGCCGGCGTGCGTCTGGCCCGGGAGGCCGCACAGGCCGGCCGGTCAGTGCTGGTCGCCGGATCGGTGGCGCCGGCCGTGAACGTGCACCAGCGGCGCCGGACCAGCGCCGCACAGCGCCGCGACGCACTGCGTGAGCAGGCCACCGCGCTGGCCGGGGCCGGCGTGGACCTCGTCCTGCTGGAGACCTTCGGCTACCTTGACGAGCTGGTCGAGGCGGTCGAGATCGCGACGGAGCAGGCCGCCGTGCCGGTCGTCGCGCAGGCCACCTTCGGCAGCGACACCCGCACGCTCAGCGGGCACACCCCGCGCGACGTCGTCACCGCACTCGCCGGCGCCCCGATCGAGGCGCTGGGGTTCAACTGCACGCTCGGCCCGCAGGGCTCGCTCGCCGTGCTGCGCGCGCTCCGCGAGCACACCGACCGCCCGCTGACCGTGCAACCCAACGCGGGACTGCCCCGCAGGGTCGCCCCGGCGCGCTTCGAGTACGACATCGACTCGGAGTACTTCCTCCGTTATGTCCGGGAGCTGCTCGACTCCGGCGCGCGGCTGGTCGGTGGCTGCTGCGGCACCACGCCGACCCAGTTGGCCGCCATCGTGCAGGCCGCCGAGGAGTACCGGCGGCGGAGCGGCCCGGAGCTGGTGGCGACCCCGCGCGCGAGCGCGCGGCCCTCGACCGCCGCGGACGGCCCGGCTCCTATCACCGGGCCCGACGAGTTCATGGTCGAGCTGGCCCCCTCGCCAGCGGGCGGGGTCGAGGAGTCGCTGGACATCGCACGCCAACTGCGGGACGCCGGGATCGGGCAGGTGTCGGTGGTTGGTTCCCGCAACGCCCGAGCGCAGGTGAACCCGGTCAACCTCGCTCTGCACCTGCACCAGAGGCTCGGCATCGAGACTCTGGCCAGTGTCACCACCTGGGACCGGACCATCATGGCGCTGCAGGCCGACCTGCTGGGCGCGCACACGCTCGGCCTGCGCCGGATCATCTGCGAGACCGGAAACCCGCCGCTGCTCGGCGACTACCCGCACGTCGACGGCATCTGGGACGTCGACTCCTACGGCCTCATCGAGCTGCTCGCCGGCCTGAACAACGGCGAGGACTACTCCGGATTCCAACTGCCCGCGAAGACCGAGTTCGAGATCGGTGCCCGGATCAACCCGGGCAGCCGCGAGCCCACCCGGGAGGCGGCCAGGGCCACCTGGAAGATCGATGCCGGCGCCCGCTTCCTCGTCACCCGCCCCGTGTTCGACCCGGCCGACCTGGAGCGCCTCCTTGAGCTCATCTCCACCGACAACGTGTCGGTGCTGGCCGCCGTGCAGCCGCTGACCTCCTTCGCGGAGGCCGAACTGCTCGCACACGAGGTCCCCGACGTCCGGATCCCGCGCCGCACGCTCGACGCGCTCTACAACGCCGGGGACCACGCGCACGGGGTGGGCCTGGAGCTGACTCTCGACCTGGTGTCCCGGATCCGCGGTCTGGTCAACGGTGTGGTGCTGGCGCCCACGGCCAACCCGGTCGCGACGGTGCGCGCCATCGTGGCCGGTTCCTGA